The Salvelinus fontinalis isolate EN_2023a chromosome 36, ASM2944872v1, whole genome shotgun sequence genome window below encodes:
- the LOC129835494 gene encoding mediator of RNA polymerase II transcription subunit 11 has translation MANDRLRALEEVENQIATILQCAGNIVLELSKDKHNASFLDRQLSQFTGSVSRVETELSSQIKYLTQVATGQPHEGSTYSARKDCQMALNRAEYARVKLGELGRTCEVMLDPQP, from the exons TTTGGAGGAGGTTGAGAATCAAATTGCAACGATTCTGCAGTGCGCCG GTAACATCGTGTTGGAGCTGTCTAAAGACAAGCACAATGCCAGTTTCCTGGACAGACAGCTTAGTCAGTTTACTGGCTCGGTCAGCAGAGTGGagactgaactcagctcacagaTCAAATACCTCACACAG gTTGCCACAGGCCAGCCCCACGAAGGCTCCACATACTCAGCTAGGAAGGACTGTCAGATGGCCCTGAACAGAGCAGAGTACGCCAGGGTCAAACTGGGAGAGCTGGGACGCACCTGCGAAGTCATGCTGGATCCACAACCCTGA